A stretch of DNA from Catenulispora acidiphila DSM 44928:
ACGGCTGCGCCTCGACCCACTGCGCGAAGGCCTGGTCGAGCTCGAACAGCCGCGGCAGCCCGTCCTGGTGGTACGGCCGGTCGAAGGAGACGCGGGTCGCGCAGATGTCGGCGCCGCCCTCCCTCCCGTCGGGCTGGTAGGCGTTGTACAGGCTGGCGCCGAGCGCCTTGTCGACCGGGTACATGTTGTACGCCTGATACGTCGTGAAAGGCAGCACCACCAACAGATCCGCGGGCTTGCCGTCCTCGCGCACCACGAACGGGATGCAGCTGCGGTACTTGTCCGCGGTCTCCAGCGTCGCGACGTACAGACCGCCGCGCCAGGTGTTCGGGACGTTCAGCGTGTACGACAACTGCCACGGCGCCACGACGGTCCGGGTCGGCGCGACGACCTTCAGCGCCGGCTGAACCTTCCCGGTGACCTTGGCACTGGTGAAGACCAGCTCAGAGCCCTTCCCGGCGGCACTGCGCCCGATCCGGTAGACCTTGACCGTGAAGCTCTGCGCCGGCCGCACGCTGATGTGGAAGTCGATCGACTCCCCGACGTTGATGCTGGTCGCCGAGGCGAAACCCTTGATCTGGTGGCCCTCGTCGTCGACCGCCAGGTACCCGGTGGCGTCCGGGCGCCAGGCGCCGTCGTCCGCCAGGGCCAGCGCGAGGCTCGGGACGGTCTCGCCGGTGGCGTTGCTCGGCTCGCCCTCCTGGCCCTCGTTGGCGTCGCCGGTGCCGTAGGTGCTCTTCGCACGCCCGCGCGCCTGCGGCTGCGGCTGGGGCTTGGGAGGGTTCGCGGCCGGCTTGCCGGAGCCGCCGCCGTGGTTCTCCAGCAGGTAAGCGCCGCCGGCAGTGGCCGCCAGCCCGAGACCGCCGAGAATCAGCAGTGATTGGCGGCGGGAGGGGACGTGCATGACCGCCAAGTCAACCAGGTGCCCGCCACCGTGGGCAAACAGAATGCGAAAAGAACCGCTCCGCCGCGTTTGAGCTGCGGCGGAGCGGTTCTCCAAAGCACTTCCGTTGAGCCTTCCGCAGGGCTTTGAGGACAGAGTCCGAAAAGCCCCGAAGGGAGGTTCTCAGGCCGCGACGACGGTGATTTCCACCTTCGCCTGCACCTCGGGGTGCAGCCGGACCGAGACGGTGTGGGCGCCGACGGTCTTGATCGGGTTCCCGATCTCGATCCGGCGCTTGTCCACGTCCGGGCCGCCGGCGCGCTTGACCGCGTCGGCGACGTCGGCGACGGTCACGCCGCCGAACAGCCGGCCGGACTCCCCGGCCCGGGTCGCCAGGCGGACCCGCAGGCCCTCCAGCTCGCCCTTGAGCTCGGTGGCGTGGGCCAGGTCGCGGACCGTGCGGACCTTGCGGGCCTTGCGGATCAGCTCGATCTGCTTCTCGCCGCCGCGGGTCCACGCGATGGCGTAGCCGCGCGGGACGAGGTAGTTGCGGGCGTAGCCGCCCTTGACCTCGACGACGTCGCCGGGCTCGCCGAGCCCGCCGACCTCGTGGGTGAGGATGAGCTTCGTGGTAGCCATTTTCTCTCCTCCCCCTTCCTAGCGGGTGGTGCTGGTGTAGGGCAGCAGCGCCATCTCACGGCTGTTCTTCACGGCCACGGCGACGTCGCGCTGGTGCTGGGTGCAGTTGCCGGTCACGCGACGAGCACGGATCTTCCCGCGGTCCGAGATGAACTTCCGGAGCAGCGTGGTGTCCTTGTAGTCGACGTACGCGACCTTGTCCTTGCAGAATCCGCAAACCTTCTTCTTGGGCTTGCGGAGAGGTGCCTTAGGCATGGGATCTCTCCTGGTTACTTCTTCACTACGAGTTCAAGGGTCCGTTTGAGGGACCGGGCGCCTTGATGCACAAGAGGCCCTGATTCACATGGGGCTAGAACGGGGGCTCGTCGTTGCCGTAGCCACCCCAGCCGCCGTCGCCGCCGCCGCCGGAAGCCCAGGGGTCGTTGCCGCCGCCCTGGTTCCCGCCGCCGGAGTTGCCACCGCCGCCACCGGAGTTGCCACCCCAACTGCCGCCGCCGCCACCGCCACCGCCGGAGTTGCCGCCGCCACCGGAGTTGCCACCCCAGCCGCCGCCGCCTCCCGCGCTGCCGGAGTTGCCGCCGCCGCCGGAGTTGCCACTCCAGCCGCCGCCGCCCCCGCCGCCGGGACCGCCCTGGCCACCGGGCCGGTTGGCCTTGGTGACCTTCGCCGTCGCGTACTTCAGCGACGGGCCGATCTCCTCGACGTCGAGCTCGACGACCGTGCGCTTCTCGCCTTCCTTGGTCTCGTACGACCGCTGGCGCAGCCGTCCGGAGACGATCACCCGCATGCCGCGGGTCAGCGATTCGGCGACGTTCTCGGCCGCCTGGCGCCAGATCGAGCAGCGCAGGAACAGCGCGTCGCCGTCCTTCCACTCGTTGGTCTGGCGGTCCAGGGTGCGCGGCGTGGACGCGACGGTGAAGTTCGCGACCGCCGCACCCGAGGGGGTGAAGCGCAGTTCGGGGTCGTCGGTCAGGTTGCCGACGACGGTGATGACGGTCTCGCCTGCCATGTCAGGTCCTCAAACGTGAGAGCGGGTGTCTTACCGCTGGTCGGGACGGATGACCTTGGTGCGGACGACGGTCTCGGACAGGTTCGCCTGACGGTCGAACTCCTTGACGGCGTCCGGCGTGGCCTGCACGTCGACGACGGCGTAGATGCCCTCGCTGACCTTCTTGCCGCTCTTGGTCTTGATCTCGTAGGCGAGCCGACGGCGTCCCCAGATGTCGTTCTTCTCGATGGAGCCGCCCAGATCGCGGATCACCTTGAGGAATCCCTCGAGGGCCGGGGCGATCGAACGCTCGTCGAGGTCCGGGTCCAGGATGACCATGACTTCGTACTGACGCATATGCGTAACCCACCTCCTTTGGACTTAGCGGCCACGGTCTCTCCGTGGCAGGAGGGTTTTGCGCGTCTCCCCGGGCCGGCACTGTCGTAACTCGCCTGCGGCGACGCTACTCCGGCGCTCTGACACTCGGGGAACGGTCAAGGTTACCCCGGCGAGCCGTCCGGATTGAAATCCGTGTCGGTTCACCCGATCCTGGGTATTGGTCCGATTACGTTTGTGATCCGCTGTGCACAGTCGAGCGAGGTGACAGGCATGACGCAGACGACCCCCGGCACGGGCGACTACGGCCCGGAGGTGGCCGGACGACCCGGATCCACGGCCGCGGACTACGCGGAGGATCCAAAGGAGCGGCCGGGCTTCCATATCGGCAGCCACACCCAGGAGATGGCGCTGACGATCACCGCCTTGGTGCTGGCCGTCGTCGCCGCGGCGATGATCGGCTGGACCGGCGGGCACGTCCTGGGCGGCTGGATCGCGCTGGCCGGGATCGTGGTCGGTCTCTACGCGCAGCTGACCTCGGACACCACCTACGAGCGCATGGTGAACGTGTGTGCCATCGGGATCGCGGCGGTGGCCTTCGCCTTCCACCTGCATCACGGTGGTCTCTGGTAGCGCGCAGCCCCACCAGCCACACCAGGCACATCAGCAGCCACATCAGCCACACGCGGGTCACGCATGCCCGCACCGAAGCGGGTTCGCGTAAGTGAGTCTGTGGGTGCGAGCGGTTAGCGTGGTCGCCATGGCTATGCGTATCGGCTCCCACGTCGGCAACGAAGACCCGATCGCGGAGGCGGTGGCCCGTGGCGCCGACGCCGTCCAGATCTTCCTGGGCGATCCGCAGAGCTGGAAGGCGCCGACCGTCGCTTATCCGGGCGGCGCCTCCGCGCTGCGCGCTGCCGCCGAGCAGGCCGACGTCGCCGTCTACGTGCACGCCGCGTACATCATCAACGTCGCGGCCACCAACAACCGGATCCGCATCCCCAGCCGCAAGCTGCTGCAGCAGACGGTCGCGCTGGCCGCCGAGGCAGGCGCGCGCGGCGTCGTCGTGCACGGCGGCCACAGCACCGCCGCCGACGCACCGGATGCCGGCTTCGACAACTGGCGCAAGGCCGTGGACCAGTTGGAGCAGCACTGCCCGGTCTTCATCGAGAACACCGCCGGCGGCGACCACGCCATGGCGCGGCGGATCGATGCGATCGCGAAGCTGTGGGACGCCGTGGGGCACAGCGGGATCGGACTGTGCCTGGACACCTGCCACGCCTTCGCCGGCGGCATCCCGCTGGAGAGCGCCGTGGCCGACATCAAGGCCGTCACCGGCCGCGTCGACCTGGTCCACGCCAACGACTCGCAGGGCGGCTTCGACTCCGGCATCGACCGGCACGCCAACTTCGGCAGCGGCGAGATCGCCCCGGCCGACCTGATCGCGCAGGTGATCGCCGAGGCCGGCTGCCCGGCGATCTGCGAGACCCCCGGCGGTGCCGAGGCGCAGGCGGCGGACATCAAGTGGCTGCGGGAGCGCGTCGCATAAGGTTGGCGCATGGTCTTGAGGGTGCGGACGCTGAGCCGCGAGGAACATGTGGCGTTCATCGAGGAGCGCACGGCTGAGAAGAACGCCGCGACCTCTGTCAGCTTTCTGCAGTGCCCTTCCTGGGGGGATCTGAAGACCGATTGGCGCGCCGAGTCGGTCGGCTGGGTCGAAGACGCCAGCGGCGAGGTCGTCGGTGCGGCCCTGGTCCTGTACCGGGACGTGCCGATCCCCAAGCGGGACAAGCTCCCGTTCCTGCGGCGGTCGCTGGCATACCTGCCCGAGGGCCCGATCCTGGACCTGACGTCCGCGGACGCCGGGCAGGCGCTGAAGCTGCTGGTGGCGCACCTGCGGAAGCGGCGCGCGTTCACGGTGAAGATGGGTCCGCAGATGGTGTCGCGGCGGTGGACGTCCGAGACGCTGAAGAAGGCCATCGCCGAGACCGAGGGCGGCGTCCGGCTCAAGGACATCAAGCCGGACTTCGAGGACCCCACCGCGCTGAGCATCATCGAGAAGTTGCGCGCCACCGGATGGTCCCGGAAGGAGTCCGAGGGCGCCGGGTTCGGCGACTTCCAGCCCCGGTACGTCTTCCAGCTGCCGCTGGTCGACGAGTCCGGGAAGCCGCGCACCCTGGAGGACATCCAGAAGGGCTTCAACCAGCTCTGGCGCCGGAACATCAAGAAGGCGGACAAGAACGGCGTCGAGGTCACCCTCGGCGGCTACGACGACCTCGCGGAGTTCCACAAGATCTACGAGGTGACCGCGGTCCGCGACCACTTCACGCCGCGGCCGCTGGCGTACTTCCAGCGGATGTGGAAGGCGATGGAGGCCGAGAACCCCAACCGGCTGCGCCTCTATCTGGCCCGCCACGAGGGCGAACTGCTGGCCGCCACGACTCTGGTCACCGTCGGGGACCACGCTTGGTACTCGTATGGCGCCTCCGCCGACCACAAGCGTGAGCTGCGTCCGTCCAACGCGATCCAGTGGCGGATGCTCAGCGATTCGCACGCGTCCGGCTGCAAGGTGTACGACCTGCGCGGCATCAGTGACACGCTGGACCCGAACGACCACCTGTTCGGACTCATCCAGTTCAAGCTGGGGACCGGCGGTCAGGCGGTGGAGTATCTCGGGGAGTGGGACTACGCACTGAATCCGGTACTGCACCGCGCATTCGAGATGTACATGGCCCGCCGCTAAGCGCTTGGACCCGTCACCTATCTATCGCGTACTAATCACGTATTCAGGAGTCTGAACCTTGTCGCTGACGCTGCACATCGACGCGGAGCGCTGGCGCGCCCACCAGGACGAGGTGCTGGCCCGCCATCCTGATCTGGTGCCGGTGGCCAAGGGCGTCAACGGCTATGGGATCGGGATTCCGAACCTCATGCAGGCGGCTTCTAAGCTGGCTGCGGCGGGCGTGGAGATAACGGCAGTGGGCACGGCGGCCGAGGCGGAGCAGGCGAAGGACCACTATTCAGGGCGCCTGTTGGTCCTCACTCCGTACTTGATAGGGGAGGACGTCCGCGATCTGCCGGACCGCGTGATCCGCACGGTGGCGTCGGTGGAGGCGGTCGAAGCCCTTTTGGGGCGGCGCGTGGTCATCGACCTGATGACGTCCATGCGCCGCTTCGGCCTGGAGAAGCAGGACATCCCGAGACTGCACGCCGCACTCGAATCCGACCAGGCGCGCGTCGAGGGCTTCTCGGTCCACATGCCCCTGGACCGCGTCGCCGGCGACTACCTCCGCGAAGTCAGCGACTGGGTGGACGCCCTGGTCGCCGCGGGCATCCCGGTCCGAACCCTGTTCGTCAGCCACCTGTCGCCCGACGAAATCAGCACCCTGGCCAAGCGCCATCAGGGCACGACGGTACGCCCGCGCATCGGCACTCAGCTCTGGCTCGGCGACCGCAAGGCGCTCCAGGCACGCGGAACCGTCCACAGCGTCCAGAAGGTCAGCAAGGGCGACCGCTTCGGCTACCGCCAACACAAGGCGCGCGGCGACGGCCACCTCCTCGTCGTCTCCGGCGGCACCGCCCACGGCGTCGGACTGGAGAACCCCAAGAACTTCGGCCGCGGCCCAGCAGGCCTCACGCCCCGCGCGAAGTTCGCAGCCCGAGCCGCCATGGCACTCCTGAACCGCACCATGTCCCCTTACTCCTGGCAGGGCAAGACACTCTGGTTCGCCGAGCCGCCGCACATGCAAGTGTCGGTACTGTTCCTGCCCGCGGGCGTCGCGCCGCCCAAGGTGGGGGAGGAGATCCCGGTCGAGGTGAGCCCGGTGATGACGCACGTGGACCGGGTGGTCTTCGACTGAGGCGCGGGTGCGGCGGTCGGAGCAACTCACCGACCAACCAACCCACCGGCCAGCCAACCGACCAACCGGCCAGCCAACCCACCGGCCAGCCAACCCGCCAACCCACCCGCCAGCCAACTCACCGGCCAGCCAACCGACCGATCGACCGCACCAGCCCTTTCGAGCTCGCGTTTTCCGGGCTGCCCTCCGTGTGACTGCTATTTGGAGCACGGAGAAAGTGGTCCCTTGGGTTGTCGGGCCCTCACTCGAACAGCCCAGCCGGCGTGCTGCTCCACAGGCGAGTCAGCCCTCGGCCAGTCCCTTCGCCCGGCTCAGGAACCCTTCACCCGGCTCAGGAAGTTGGCTGTGGCGCGGGTGATGCGCTTGTCCTGGTAGGTGGGGTGGCCTAGGCCTAGAGGCCAGAGGAATGTGCCCGCTGTGAAGACCCAGGCGCCGCTGGGGGATCGGTAGATGCTGGTGTTCTGGGTGAAGTTTGTGCCGTTGGAGATGGTGTAGGGCGAGGCGGTCAGGAGTGCCTGTTCCTCTGCCTTGGCTCGGGGCATTGCTTCGAAGAGGCTGTCGGCTTCGCCGCCGAGGAGGCCGGGGATTTCGTCGCCGTTTGTGAGGCCGGTGCCGCTCCAGAACCAGTGGTCGGCTTCGTGGACGATGAGGGGGTGGCGGCCCTTGAGGATGCCGCTGTACTGCACTCCCATGAGTTGCTGTTCGGCGCGGGGGTTGCCTTCGCCGGCGCGCCACATGCCAGTGGGAAAGTCTTCGGTGTGGGGGTCTTCGAAGCCCTTGTAGCAGGACATGGTTCGCGTGTGTTCGTCGTAGCGGACGTGCCAGTAGGCGTTGTTCGCTGTGAGGAACGCTAGGGACGTGCCTGCTGCGACCGCCTCTTCGGCGTGCCGGTACATGTCGGTCGACCAGTACTCGTCGTGGCCGGCGAAGATCAGGCCGCGGTACTTGGTCGGGTCGATGCGTCCGGCGTGGAGGTCCAGCCCTGTCGCGTAGCTGAGGTCATAGCCCATGCCCTCGGCCCACTGGATGAAGGACTGTTCGCGGACGAAGCCGTCGGGGAGTCCGTCGGCGAAGTAGGGGCGCGCGAAGGAGACCTGCGTTGCGCGCGCCGGGTTCGAGATCCAGCCGCGCGCGTCTGTGGAGAACTTCGCCTTGAGGGCAGCGTCGCTTTCGGCGGCTTCCTTGGTGACGTACCCGTAGTAGACGTTCCGCCCAGTGATGCCGTCACGCGGCCACCAGTTGTACGCCTGCCAGCTCGTCGACGGCAGCACCACGAGGAAGTCCGCCGACGCCTCGTCATCACGCACTACGAACGGCACGTAGTTCCGGAACCCGTCGGCCTTATCGAGGACAGCTACGTAGGTCCCTGGCGTCCAGTCCTTAGGGATGTCGAGCGTCCATGCAACGGGCCATTCCAAGGCGATCCGGCCAGTCTCCTGATCCGGCGTCGGTACCGGCTGCGGCGCAGCGGTCAGCGTCGGCGACACCAGGACGCGGCGAGCCGAGGCGCCGCCGTAGTAGCCGAGGCGGTAGACGGAAACCGTGAAGGACCCCGCGGGCTCCACCGCGATATGGAAGTCGATAGCTTCCCCGGCCGCCACCGAATCGGTCGACGCGTAGCCCTTGATCTGCCGCTCGTAGTCCGTACCGGGGCGCGACTTGCTCGCACCCATGCGCCAGTCCGCAGAACCCGCCTTAGCGTTCTCCGCAGTAATGCGGTTCCCACCGGCCGGGAGAACGGATGCCGGAAGCCCTACTCGCGGATCACTGAGCCGCCCCGGCCCGGACTTCAAATGCGTGGCCCGCAGGACGGCGCGCGCGGCCGAAGCCGTGTTGGTCTTCTTGGCCAGATCGCGCAGGAACTTCGACGTGCTCGACATGGGTCGATGGTAGCCGGGGACGGTATGGATTCAGCCCGCCCACTGACCCGACAGGAACAACAACGCCACCCCCACCATGACCGGGGCGACGCAGCACACGTAGAGCGTCCGCACCATCGGCCGCCGAGCTGCCCACGCGCCGAGCATCGTCCACAGCGGCCACCACAGGAGCATCGCGCGAGGGACGGACATGAACCAGGTAGTGGTCCCTAGAGCCAACAAAGAGAGAGCCACATATAGAGCCTCTGGCCAGCGGCGCTTAAGGAGGAGAAGCGCAGTGAGCGCGAGCCCGATGACCACAGCGATCAGTTCCAGCTGAAAGACCCACGCAGTGTGGCCCGCCTGCGTACCGCCAAAGGCAGCCCGCCACGTCTGGTTCCAGGCGGATTCCGGGCTCTGGAACGTACGGAACCAACCAGCGGCCTGCGCATGCTGCCACGCAAGCCAGTCCCCGGTCTCGTGGTGCAGGTACACGACATAGGCGATGACCGGCAGGGCAGGTATGACAAGCAGCGGCGCCTGGCGCCACTGCCGCCGCTCCCGTCCGGCAAGTATGAACTCCAAGGCGATGGCTGCCGCAAGGAACAGCCCGTTCACGCGCACCGTGCTCGCGCCCGCCGCAAGGAGCCCCGCAAGCCACCACCGATCCCGCCGTGCCGCTACCCACGCGGAAAAGGCGAACGCCGCGAACAAGCTCTCGCTATAGCCCGCAGCCAGAAACACCGCCGCCGGTGCGAGAACAAAGAACAGCGTGGCGTTCGCGGCAGCTTGGCCGGCGTCAGCGTCAGCGTTGGACGCGTCGACCTCGTCCCTCGCCAAACGCCCCAAAGCCATCGTCGCGATCGCCCCCGCCGCCGCCGAGACCACCAATCCGGCAGCGATCCAGTTCCAGACGACCAGGTGCGCCAACCACATAGCGATCGGGAACCCAGGAAAGAACGCCACATGCCGCGGATCGGTGCCCGCAGCGAAGTACCAATGCTGCGCGACGCTGGTGAAGATGCCCTCGTCCCAGCGGTCCCACCGAGCTAACAACGAGCCCTGTTTCGTCGGTCCCGCCACGAAAACCCACGCGCTGATCCACGTCAGCACCGCCATCCCGAGCCGGCTCGCACCCCACAGCGCCAGCGCCGCACGGTCCGTGTCCTCCAGCGCCGGCCGACGCCCGCGCCGAGCCGAAACCGAAGCCGAAGCCCTGGCCCCCTGTACCTGTTCGGTGCCCTCCGGCTCCGTGTCCCCCGCCGCCACCGAGCTCAGACCGTCATCGCGCTCAGACCGAGGCGACGAGTTCGGGTTCGGCGCCGGCTCCGTGTCCGGCGCGGTGCGAGCGCGGCTGCGACCACGCCCACACGTCCGGGCTGTCCGACAGCGCGCCGCCGGCCGGGTCGTCGTCGATGCCGTCGGCGCGGACCGGGTCGCGGCGCGGGTCGAGGATGTCGCGGATGATCTGCACCATCATGTAGACGATGCCGGCGAGGTGGATCACGATCGCCCAGACGTAGAAGTTGTCCGGGAGGCCGCGGGTGTTGCCGTTGCTGGGTCCGGCCTGCCAGACCAGGTAGTACCAGACCGCGACGTAGTAGGCGGCCTCGCAGATCTGCCAGATCAGGAAGTCGCGCCAGCGCGGTCGGGCCAGCGCCGCGAGCGGGATCAGCCACAGGACGTACTGCGGGGAGTAGACCTTGTTCAGCAGGATGAACACCGCGACGGTCAGGAACGCCAGCTGGGCGAAGCGCGGACGGCGGCGGGCCATCAGCCCGAGCAGCGCCACGCCGAGCCAGCCGGCCAGGACCAGCGCGATGATCACCACGTTCTTGTTCGGCGGTTCCCAGCCCCACCAGTGCCGGATCGCGAACCACGGCGAGCCCAGGTCGATCGGGCGGTTGTCGTTGAAGGTGAAGAAGTACTTCCAGCCCTTGAAGGCCAGGATCATGACCGGGGCGTTCACCACCAGCCAGGTCACCACCGCCGTGCCGGTGGCCTGCGACCACTGCCGCATCCGGCCGGCGCGCCAGCACAGCACCAGCAACGGGATCAGCAGGAAGACCGGGTACAGCTTCGTGGCCGAGCCCAGGCCCAGGGCGATGCCGGCGACCACCGGTTTGTTGCGGGCCCAGGCGAGCATGCCGACCGAGGCCAGGGCCACCGCGATGAGGTCCCAGTTTATGGTTCCGGTTAGAAGCAGCCCTGGGGCGAGGGCGAACATCGCCGCGTCCCATGGTCTTCGTCCCGCGAGCCCGATCACCGCCAGGACGCAGACGAGCGCGAAGACGATGAGGAACCAGGTCGTGACGTTGTAGAACCAGCGCACCTGGTCCGGGGTGTCGGCGCCGAGCTTCTGCGCCAGCAGCGCCGCGGTCTCCATCGTCGCGCCGGCCACGACCGGGTACTCCAGGCCGTAGTTGCCGCTGGCCGGGTCGGACTGCCGGTAGGGCGTCAGGCTCTTGTCGAAGCCGCGGCCGTAGTACATGTACGGCACGTCGGTGTAGCACAGGTGGTTGTACTGCTGCTTGCCCGTGCCGTTCCACGCCGTGGAGTAGCACGGCGAGCGCTGCGCCACGCCGATGCCGAGGGTGAGCAGCGTGAGCAGGACCAGAACCCTGGCGACGGTGCGGATCGCGGCGCCGGAGCCCAGCCTGGGCCGCCAGGCGCGCACTCCGAGCGGACCGCCCACGGCGTCCGAGGCGGCGTTGACCACCGGGTCGTCGAGGGAGGGGGCGACGATGACCGGTGCCGTCGCCGCGCCCCGGCCCGTCGGTTCCGCCGACGGGCCGGGCGCCTGGTCGCTCACGTCCGAACTCACTTGCACATCGTGCCCTACCGCTCCGTCCCCCGTCTGCATGTCGTTGGAAAGATCCGACGTCAGCCCGCGGGCGGGAAACCGCTCAGGCTCGAGGTGCTGGACGTCGTCGGCGACGTCGTCTGACACCCGGGTTGTTGCGGGTTCCTGCTGCACCTGCTCGACGGCGTGGTCGGGCTGGTGGTCGGCTGGCCCGGACCGGTGGGGTTCGACGTGCCGGTGCCGGTCGGCTGCTGCTGCGTACTGGTGTCCGTCGAGGTCGGGGGCACCACCACACACTGCTGCGACGCCGGGTCGAACACCATCGGCAGGGTGCACAGCGGCGCCTGCGTGGATGTCGTCGGCTTCGTCGGGGTGGGCGTCGGCGTCGGGGTCGGCGTCGGGACGAACACCGACTGGCAGTTCGCCTCCGAGCCGGTCGGCGTGCCGGGGAGCGAGCCGGAGGCCAGCGTGCCGGGCGCGACCGACTGGTTGGGGAAGCTCGGGATGTCGCTGACACCGGAACAGGTCGGCGCGTACGGCGGGAACGGTTTGGCGAAGCCGCTCTTGTTCTTGTCCAGTTCGATCTTCATGAACGCCGACCAGACCGTCGTGGGCCAGTCCATACCGTTGATGCGGGTCGATTGATCGTTGTAGCCCAGACCCTTGATCGACTCCAGGGTTCCGTCCGCCGTGGATCTGAAGATCGCCACCGAGGTCGCCAGGGAGGTGGAGAAGCCGGTGAACCAGGCCGAGTGGTTGCTGTCGGTGGTACCGGTCTTGCCGGCCAGGTTGTAGTTCGCCTCGGCGGCCAGGGCGGCCGCGTCGTGGTTCGCGTTGGCCGTGCCGCCCTTCTGAAGGACCGACTGCAGCGCGTTGGTGACGCCGGCGGCGGTGTTCACGGACATCACCTGCTTGTTGACCCCGCTGTTCGACCGCAGGGCCGGGGGAGTCCAGACGGTCTGCCCGGTGCGCTGGTCGATGATCGCGGTGACCTGCACCGGCTCGTGCGACACGCCGCCGTTGGCGAAGGCGCCGTAGACGTTGGCCATGCGCATCGGCGTGATCTCGGCGGTGCCCAGGGTCAGCGAGGCGACCTTCAGGAAGTCGGGGGTGCCGGGCTTGATGCCGAGCTGCTCGGCCATGTTGTAGACCGCGTCCATCCCGACCGCCGGGTCCAGCTCCAGCGCCGCGAACACAGAGTTCAGCGACATCGCAAGGCCCTGCTTCAGGGTGGTGCTGCCGCCGTTCGGCGGGGCTTCCTCGTCCTCGTTGGGCGGCCAGAACGCGGTCTTGTGCAAGGAGGTGTCGTAGAAGGTGATCGGCTGCTTCGAGCCCGGCAGGAACAGCGGCTTCTCGTTGGTGCCCGGTTCCTGGCTGTCCAGCGAGAACTTGCCGGACTGCAGCGCGGTCGCCAGCGTGATCGGCTTGAACGTCGAGCCGACCTGCACGCCGCCTTGCAGCGCGTAGTTGAACGCGTTGGAGCCGTAGTCCTCTTTACCGTCGGTACCGGTGTAGAACGACTTCAGCTCGCCGGTGTGCGGATCCACAGACGCGAACGCCAGATGGATGTCGTGGTCGGAGGCGTGTTTCGGGTTCAGCTTCCCGCCGCCGCCACCGCTGGTCCCGGTCCACAGCGCGTTCGCCGCGGTGACCGAGTCGTTCATCATCACATGGTTGTACGTGGTGACGATCTTGTACCCGCCCTTGGACAGGTTGTCGATGTTCGCGTACTTCTGCGTCGTCGGGTCGCTGGGGTACTCCTGCATCTGCGCGGCGAGGAACGCCGTCGCGGCGTCCTTCATGTACCCGACGTACTGGCCCAGGTTCGGACCCTTGAAGTCGATGACGTTCGGCAGCTTGTTCTCCAGCGGCGCGGTCGTCGTCTTCGGCACGAATCCGTACTGCGACATGTTCGCCAGGATCGCGTTGTACCGCTTCTCGAAACGGTCGAACGTC
This window harbors:
- a CDS encoding alanine racemase; protein product: MSLTLHIDAERWRAHQDEVLARHPDLVPVAKGVNGYGIGIPNLMQAASKLAAAGVEITAVGTAAEAEQAKDHYSGRLLVLTPYLIGEDVRDLPDRVIRTVASVEAVEALLGRRVVIDLMTSMRRFGLEKQDIPRLHAALESDQARVEGFSVHMPLDRVAGDYLREVSDWVDALVAAGIPVRTLFVSHLSPDEISTLAKRHQGTTVRPRIGTQLWLGDRKALQARGTVHSVQKVSKGDRFGYRQHKARGDGHLLVVSGGTAHGVGLENPKNFGRGPAGLTPRAKFAARAAMALLNRTMSPYSWQGKTLWFAEPPHMQVSVLFLPAGVAPPKVGEEIPVEVSPVMTHVDRVVFD
- the rplI gene encoding 50S ribosomal protein L9 produces the protein MATTKLILTHEVGGLGEPGDVVEVKGGYARNYLVPRGYAIAWTRGGEKQIELIRKARKVRTVRDLAHATELKGELEGLRVRLATRAGESGRLFGGVTVADVADAVKRAGGPDVDKRRIEIGNPIKTVGAHTVSVRLHPEVQAKVEITVVAA
- a CDS encoding deoxyribonuclease IV, translated to MAMRIGSHVGNEDPIAEAVARGADAVQIFLGDPQSWKAPTVAYPGGASALRAAAEQADVAVYVHAAYIINVAATNNRIRIPSRKLLQQTVALAAEAGARGVVVHGGHSTAADAPDAGFDNWRKAVDQLEQHCPVFIENTAGGDHAMARRIDAIAKLWDAVGHSGIGLCLDTCHAFAGGIPLESAVADIKAVTGRVDLVHANDSQGGFDSGIDRHANFGSGEIAPADLIAQVIAEAGCPAICETPGGAEAQAADIKWLRERVA
- a CDS encoding lipid II:glycine glycyltransferase FemX yields the protein MVLRVRTLSREEHVAFIEERTAEKNAATSVSFLQCPSWGDLKTDWRAESVGWVEDASGEVVGAALVLYRDVPIPKRDKLPFLRRSLAYLPEGPILDLTSADAGQALKLLVAHLRKRRAFTVKMGPQMVSRRWTSETLKKAIAETEGGVRLKDIKPDFEDPTALSIIEKLRATGWSRKESEGAGFGDFQPRYVFQLPLVDESGKPRTLEDIQKGFNQLWRRNIKKADKNGVEVTLGGYDDLAEFHKIYEVTAVRDHFTPRPLAYFQRMWKAMEAENPNRLRLYLARHEGELLAATTLVTVGDHAWYSYGASADHKRELRPSNAIQWRMLSDSHASGCKVYDLRGISDTLDPNDHLFGLIQFKLGTGGQAVEYLGEWDYALNPVLHRAFEMYMARR
- the rpsR gene encoding 30S ribosomal protein S18 — protein: MPKAPLRKPKKKVCGFCKDKVAYVDYKDTTLLRKFISDRGKIRARRVTGNCTQHQRDVAVAVKNSREMALLPYTSTTR
- a CDS encoding single-stranded DNA-binding protein; this encodes MAGETVITVVGNLTDDPELRFTPSGAAVANFTVASTPRTLDRQTNEWKDGDALFLRCSIWRQAAENVAESLTRGMRVIVSGRLRQRSYETKEGEKRTVVELDVEEIGPSLKYATAKVTKANRPGGQGGPGGGGGGGWSGNSGGGGNSGSAGGGGGWGGNSGGGGNSGGGGGGGGSWGGNSGGGGGNSGGGNQGGGNDPWASGGGGDGGWGGYGNDEPPF
- the rpsF gene encoding 30S ribosomal protein S6, yielding MRQYEVMVILDPDLDERSIAPALEGFLKVIRDLGGSIEKNDIWGRRRLAYEIKTKSGKKVSEGIYAVVDVQATPDAVKEFDRQANLSETVVRTKVIRPDQR
- a CDS encoding N,N-dimethylformamidase beta subunit family domain-containing protein → MHVPSRRQSLLILGGLGLAATAGGAYLLENHGGGSGKPAANPPKPQPQPQARGRAKSTYGTGDANEGQEGEPSNATGETVPSLALALADDGAWRPDATGYLAVDDEGHQIKGFASATSINVGESIDFHISVRPAQSFTVKVYRIGRSAAGKGSELVFTSAKVTGKVQPALKVVAPTRTVVAPWQLSYTLNVPNTWRGGLYVATLETADKYRSCIPFVVREDGKPADLLVVLPFTTYQAYNMYPVDKALGASLYNAYQPDGREGGADICATRVSFDRPYHQDGLPRLFELDQAFAQWVEAQPYTISYASSIDLHAGRIDPAKYKALVFSGHDEYWTPQMRAVLQGALSRGVSAAFMAANNVYWNIRLDASQGGSQYRQVTCYKRRPDPAATGSVAPTVLWRDLNQPEQQVLGSMYTAIITDTQPQPLVVGETGHWFWAGTGLKNGEQIPRLVAGEADKVFPHVKGGPKTTVLATSPFTAEGPKNTPVKDTQQTVLSQYPSGAWMFNAGTFHWNHGLSTPGFVDVRIQRATRNLLDRMTGKRSA